The following are from one region of the Coffea eugenioides isolate CCC68of chromosome 2, Ceug_1.0, whole genome shotgun sequence genome:
- the LOC113762903 gene encoding cytochrome P450 CYP72A219-like codes for METSYSPIAVFCYCILLLILVLAWKVFNWAWLTPKKLEKRLKEQGLRGNPYKLLYGDFKENSTLFKEAHSKPINLSDDFVPRVIPHFCAVVKKYGKNSYMWLGPKPIVMIMNPEHIREITAKIYIFQKPRANPLTKLLTQGLVSYDGDKWAKHRKLINPAFNVEKLKHMVPSFYASASEMLSKWEEIVSTNGSCELDVWPDLQALTSDAISRTAFGSNYKEGKRIFELQREQSEHFLKARESIYIPGWRFLPTKRNRRMKQIAKDVQESIREIINARLKAMKEGEACADDLLGILLESNSKEIDNHGNKDFGMTIKEVIDECKLFYFAGQETTSVLLVWTMILLSRYPNWQVRAREEVLQHFGTNKPDFEGLNHLKLVTMILHEVLRLYPPAATIARRAAVEIQLGNLTLPAQVLLSLPTILLHHDPEIWGNDVEEFKPERFADGVSNATKGQVAFFPFGWGPRICIGQNFTMVEAKLAVAMVLQRFSFELSPSYAHAPREVITIQPQYGAHLILHKL; via the exons ATGGAGACATCATACAGCCCAATTGCTGTATTCTGTTATTGTATTCTGCTCTTGATTTTAGTGCTTGCGTGGAAAGTATTCAACTGGGCGTGGTTAACTCCCAAGAAGCTGGAAAAGCGTCTCAAAGAGCAAGGTCTCAGAGGAAATCCTTACAAACTTCTCTATGGAGACTTCAAAGAGAACTCAACCCTTTTCAAGGAAGCTCACTCCAAGCCAATCAATCTCTCTGACGACTTCGTCCCAAGAGTTATTCCTCACTTCTGTGCAGTTGTCAAGAAGTATG GTAAGAATTCATACATGTGGCTTGGACCAAAACCGATAGTGATGATCATGAACCCTGAACACATAAGGGAGATCACAGCAAAGATTTACATCTTTCAAAAGCCTCGTGCTAATCCACTTACCAAATTGCTGACACAAGGGCTGGTGAGCTATGATGGAGATAAATGGGCTAAACACAGAAAACTCATCAATCCCGCTTTCAATGTGGAGAAATTGAAG CATATGGTCCCATCATTTTATGCAAGCGCTAGTGAGATGTTGAGTAAATGGGAGGAGATTGTTTCAACCAATGGCTCCTGTGAGTTGGATGTTTGGCCGGATCTTCAAGCTCTGACTTCTGATGCAATTTCACGGACGGCATTTGGAAGTAACtataaagaaggaaaaaggataTTTGAACTTCAAAGAGAACAGTCTGAACATTTCCTAAAGGCTAGAGAATCAATATACATTCCAGGATGGAG GTTTTTGCcaacaaaaagaaatagaagaatGAAACAAATTGCCAAAGATGTGCAAGAATCTATTAGAGAAATTATAAATGCAAGATTGAAGGCAATGAAAGAAGGGGAAGCTTGTGCTGATGACTTATTGGGTATATTACTCGAATCCAATTCTAAAGAAATTGATAATCACGGCAACAAGGATTTTGGCATGACTATTAAAGAAGTTATTGATGAATGCAAGCTGTTCTATTTTGCGGGGCAGGAGACCACCTCAGTGCTGCTTGTATGGACAATGATCTTATTGAGTAGGTATCCAAACTGGCAAGTGCGGGCTAGAGAAGAAGTTTTGCAACACTTTGGGACTAACAAGCCTGATTTTGAAGGGTTAAATCACCTAAAATTG GTCACCATGATACTACACGAAGTTCTCAGACTATATCCGCCAGCAGCTACCATTGCTCGAAGAGCTGCTGTAGAAATTCAGTTGGGAAATTTAACTCTACCAGCTCAAGTGCTGTTATCATTACCAACAATATTGTTGCACCATGACCCTGAAATATGGGGCAATGATGTGGAGGAATTTAAGCCAGAGAGGTTTGCTGATGGAGTCTCAAATGCAACGAAGGGGCAAGTTGCGTTCTTCCCATTTGGTTGGGGACCTCGCATATGCATTGGCCAAAACTTTACCATGGTGGAAGCAAAACTGGCAGTAGCTATGGTTCTCCAGCGTTTCTCCTTTGAACTCTCCCCATCTTATGCTCATGCACCCCGTGAAGTCATAACTATTCAACCGCAGTATGGTGCTCACTTGATTTTGCACAAATTGTAG
- the LOC113763651 gene encoding L-type lectin-domain containing receptor kinase IV.1-like, giving the protein MLVLIKLILLVVSALVSFASSQDLSITYNGFRSANLSLDGIAEVTPNGLLKLTNATRQEKGHAFFPNPVSFKNPPNSSAFSFSTTFIFAIVSEDPILSGHGIAFVVAPTKGLPGALPSQYLGLFNGTNTGYDTNHVFAVELDTIQSKEFNDINDNHVGIDINGLNSTQAKPAGYFSNDNGIFQNLTLFSGKEMQVWVDYDGTAKHISVALAPIRAGEPSKPLLSLTYDLSSVLHETMYIGFSSSTGSVLTFHYLLGWSFKMNGVAQGLDLSQLPKLPRVGPKKKSKALTIGLPIILIASLSIAISGVIYRVRIKKKFAEVLEEWEREFGPHRFKYKDLYIATKGFTDKGLLGRGGFGGVYHGVLPSSKLEVAVKRVSHESRQGMKQFVAEIVSIGRLRHRNLVPLLGYCRRKDELLLVYEYMPNGSLDRFLYQQPEYTLNWNQRFRVIRGVASGLFYLHEGWEQIVIHRDVKASNVLLDSELNGRLGDFGLAKLYDHGTDPQTTHVVGTLGYLAPEHTRTGKATTRTDVYAFGAFLLEVVCGRRPIEPHSPTEDDILVDRVFSFWKKGQILEAADANMGLDYVKEEVELVMKLGLLCSQSEPTARPSMRQVVLYLDSALALPDLHSLGISATGLSFASQEGFSDFNLSYPSSMDKLFSHASSSAAESLLSGGR; this is encoded by the coding sequence ATGTTGGTTCTGATCAAGCTTATACTGCTTGTGGTTTCTGCTCTAGTTAGCTTTGCATCTTCCCAGGACCTTAGCATCACCTACAATGGATTCCGTTCTGCAAACTTGAGTCTGGATGGCATAGCTGAGGTCACGCCAAATGGCCTCTTGAAGCTAACCAATGCCACCAGACAAGAGAAAGGTCATGCCTTCTTTCCTAATCCTGTCAGCTTCAAGAATCCTCCTAATTCTTCTGCTTTCTCCTTTTCCACCACCTTCATCTTTGCTATAGTGTCTGAAGATCCTATTTTGAGCGGCCACGGAATTGCCTTCGTGGTTGCACCAACAAAAGGCCTTCCAGGAGCTCTTCCTAGTCAGTATCTCGGCCTCTTCAACGGAACCAACACAGGATATGACACCAACCATGTTTTTGCAGTGGAACTCGACACGATCCAAAGCAAAGAGTTCAATGATATCAATGATAACCACGTTGGGATAGACATCAACGGACTGAACTCCACACAAGCAAAGCCTGCAGGTTATTTTTCCAATGACAACGGTATTTTTCAGAACTTGACTCTTTTTAGTGGTAAAGAAATGCAAGTTTGGGTGGACTATGATGGAACAGCTAAGCATATTAGTGTCGCATTAGCTCCAATACGTGCTGGTGAACCAAGCAAACCTCTTTTATCTTTAACCTATGATCTTTCTTCAGTATTACATGAAACCATGTATATTGGATTTTCATCATCTACCGGTTCAGTGCTAACATTCCATTACCTTCTGGGGTGGAGTTTCAAGATGAACGGTGTGGCTCAAGGGCTTGATCTTTCTCAACTTCCTAAGCTCCCACGAGTTGGACCTAAGAAAAAGTCTAAAGCATTAACAATTGGTTTACCTATAATTTTGATTGCTTCCCTGTCAATTGCAATCTCTGGTGTAATCTATCGTGTGAGAATAAAGAAGAAGTTTGCAGAAGTGCTTGAGGAGTGGGAGCGTGAGTTTGGTCCTCACAGATTCAAGTACAAAGATTTGTATATCGCTACAAAGGGTTTCACGGACAAGGGATTACTAGGAAGAGGGGGTTTTGGTGGGGTATATCATGGAGTCCTGCCTAGCTCCAAACTTGAGGTTGCTGTCAAGAGGGTATCTCATGAATCCAGGCAAGGAATGAAACAATTTGTGGCAGAAATTGTCAGCATAGGCCGGTTACGCCATCGAAATTTGGTTCCACTTTTAGGTTACTGCAGGAGAAAAGATGAACTGCTATTGGTTTATGAATACATGCCAAATGGAAGCCTGGACAGGTTTCTATACCAGCAGCCTGAGTACACTCTGAACTGGAACCAAAGATTTCGAGTCATAAGAGGTGTAGCATCTGGATTGTTTTATCTACATGAAGGATGGGAACAAATAGTGATCCATAGAGATGTAAAGGCCAGCAACGTCCTGTTAGACAGTGAATTGAATGGAAGATTAGGAGATTTTGGGCTTGCCAAATTGTATGATCATGGAACAGACCCTCAAACAACTCATGTTGTTGGAACACTTGGATACCTCGCGCCAGAGCATACTAGAACTGGCAAGGCTACAACCAGAACAGATGTATATGCCTTTGGGGCCTTTTTGCTTGAGGTAGTTTGTGGCAGAAGACCAATAGAGCCGCACTCCCCAACAGAGGATGATATTTTGGTTGATCGGGTGTTTTCTTTCTGGAAGAAAGGGCAAATTCTTGAAGCAGCTGATGCAAACATGGGACTTGATTATGTGAAAGAGGAGGTGGAATTGGTTATGAAGCTCGGATTGTTGTGCTCGCAGTCAGAGCCCACAGCAAGGCCAAGCATGCGTCAAGTTGTTCTATACTTGGACAGCGCCTTGGCATTGCCAGATTTACACTCACTTGGGATTTCTGCCACTGGCCTGTCTTTTGCAAGTCAAGAAGGTTTCAGTGATTTTAACTTATCATACCCATCCTCAATGGACAAGCTATTTTCACACGCTTCCTCCTCTGCTGCAGAATCGCTACTGTCTGGAGGTCGGTGA